The Eleginops maclovinus isolate JMC-PN-2008 ecotype Puerto Natales chromosome 24, JC_Emac_rtc_rv5, whole genome shotgun sequence genome contains a region encoding:
- the LOC134861072 gene encoding microtubule-associated protein 2-like isoform X4: MLQAKLFSFYDSAHSCTVSLKLTAQPEESISKESCESAVKEDEPQGAALHEEQLAVERATTEGAEPALTESPTPSVEDKLLIDTSVEQGGKDTKESEESPERDLLVELKDKEEKQPLLTEEFSNPKEEDKEGVILPSKSEDPMYESEEKQDQTNTLHQDSGSDNRLYEVQVTDDQEGDQKQETVEASPEPGTELKMTSDILVEHESGVKTYFETSSKSHTEAPSQTQSYYELSTAAEETLIEQTKNVVQNVEEQQDKKEGTIPGKMSLEQRSLSLNITIGSSGGQTVKEEKSRTLCPISGSFDESEVSPTTPSLDSQHPLPAVPITATESPEDTPTKDIPLLSDKHKCLEHSGSLSEMLDLAGDLPRQSLEKRELGHMRRKSVPANVSALVGSSLAKLAIGDKTLRVVGGESPLEELGYCVFHEYSGPMPSPADLPNPGDPPHQSFPSTATEVEEELGATEVVREETQQQDHKEIIPETSQKTVIEKIGSPVKSSLILERVVTSGVKPDRLRIPMTSSKDRLTEFRLETGLPGDIQNQAIPEVDIEKDPSREASPIPPDSSFTFTSLETESKVPKTPTTPKNQDDTPLETQVGEDSAAKDVAPGVEVQKDQESGLDELKEIGQECPKPEHEESGDFREERANTDIFSPTYQSSGDSTEQDDKKIESGHETATRLDSIEMPKAEKDVQIQLQEVTPDKVAPTPQLSSPIIIIPQAQVEEEADEEDDIEIAEEPQEVIEEARVPEGFIKVSLTVGDQTVEEDPTSEWSHSARDEEGDPATDSSHLSPCSDQDLQQPDGGDGIGYDKVDETKLKMEGMIEVIEVVTEDPSGEELVGFDGVGEEKEKKPLENEGEERTGEMEVKEKEIEIGQEVEETSQAAHDETTMDVSILDTDSGWMDSQDDDKSIMTEQIEDLPQVQSLTSTPVVDRPVKRAPGRGRGHPGTSESKVSRKVPGHHPHGPKEEMKKKKAARRVEQNKLSALQNRSPCRKNVAKVAARHPRPAVLHGSARRKATGMESHMPLSVAHQSRERTTERAYRSPEKRSSLPRPAKSLTRHIPAAEQEDSTPSRPTSIQSRADNRSGRAHGMAGTESARSRSVRSGASTPGSTAVTPGSPPTYSCRTPGSRTPGSHTPKSFSILQEKKVAVIRTPPKSPSSVQRQLKVLNQPLPDLKNVKSKIGSTSNLKHQPKGGQVMIPSVKLDFSHVQAKCGSLAKIQHAAGGGNIQIQTNKIDVSHVTAKCGSMSNIRHRPGGGQVRIDNVKLDFKDKAHSKVGSLSNTSHTPGGGNVMIESHKLNFREQAKARVDHGAEIVVTHSPGMETGGMSPRLSSTGSINMLESPHLGTLAQDVTAALAKQGL; encoded by the exons ATGCTTCAAGCAAAGCTTTTTAGCTTTTATGACTCAGCACACAGTTGTACAGTATCCTTGAAACTCACAGCCCAGCCGGAAGAAAGTATCAGTAAGGAATCTTGTGAGTCTGCTGTGAAAGAAGATGAACCTCAAGGAGCGGCGCTACATGAGGAGCAGTTGGCAGTTGAAAGAGCAACAACTGAAGGTGCAGAACCCGCCTTGACTGAGTCTCCCACTCCGTCTGTGGAAGACAAGCTACTCATTGACACCTCAGTAGAGCAAGGTGGCAAAGACACAAAGGAATCAGAAGAGTCTCCTGAGAGAGACCTGCTAGTAGAGTtgaaagacaaagaagaaaaacaacctcTACTGACAGAGGAGTTCTCAAATCCTAAGGAGGAAGACAAAGAGGGAGTTATCTTACCAAGCAAATCAGAAGACCCTATGTAtgaaagtgaagaaaaacaagaccAGACAAATACCTTGCACCAAGACAGTGGCAGTGATAATAGGTTGTATGAGGTGCAAGTGACTGACGATCAAGAAGGGGACCAAAAACAAGAAACAGTCGAGGCAAGTCCAGAACCTGGCACAGAGTTGAAAATGACATCAGATATTTTAGTAGAACACGAGTCTGGAGTGAAGACCTATTTTGAGACATCCTCAAAAAGCCACACAGAGGCTCCATCTCAAACCCAGAGCTATTACGAATTGAGCACAGCAGCGGAGGAAACGTTAATTGAGCAAACTAAAAACGTTGTACAGAACGTTGAGGAACAACAGGATAAAAAAGAGGGAACGATTCCTGGAAAGATGTCCCTTGAACAAAGAAGCCTCTCCCTAAACATTACTATCGGGTCTTCGGGGGGTCAGACAGTAAAGGAAGAGAAGTCAAGAACCTTGTGTCCAATCAGTGGTAGCTTTGATGAATCTGAGGTATCCCCTACAACACCGTCTTTGGACAGTCAACATCCTCTTCCAGCTGTACCTATTACCGCAACTGAATCCCCTGAAGATACCCCCACCAAAGATATACCTTTGCTTTCTGATAAGCACAAATGTCTTGAACATTCAGGAAGCCTCTCTGAGATGTTGGACCTTGCTGGAGACTTACCACGGCAATCATTAGAGAAGAGGGAGCTTGGCCACATGAGGCGAAAGTCTGTACCCGCCAATGTGTCCGCTCTGGTAGGGAGTTCTTTGGCCAAGCTTGCCATAGGAGATAAAACCCTGAGGGTGGTGGGAGGGGAAAGCCCACTAGAGGAACTGGGCTACTGTGTCTTCCATGAGTACTCAGGGCCCATGCCTTCTCCTGCTGATTTACCCAATCCTGGGGACCCTCCGCACCAGAGCTTCCCTTCTACAGCGACTGAAGTTGAGGAGGAACTTGGTGCCACAGAAGTTGTTCGAGAGGAAACTCAACAACAAGACCATAAAGAAATTATCCCTGAGACTTCTCAAAAAACTGTGATTGAAAAGATAGGTTCACCAGTAAAGAGTAGCCTGATTCTTGAAAGGGTCGTGACAAGTGGAGTCAAACCTGATCGCCTAAGAATCCCAATGACTTCTTCAaaagacagactgactgagttTCGTTTGGAGACTGGCCTGCCTGGGGACATACAAAACCAAGCTATTCCCGAGGTAGACATTGAAAAAGACCCCTCCAGAGAGGCTTCTCCCATCCCACCAGACAGTtcctttactttcacttctcTGGAGACTGAGAGCAAGGTTCCTAAAACTCCCACCACCCCAAAGAACCAAGATGATACACCCTTGGAAACCCAAGTCGGTGAAGACAGTGCTGCTAAAGATGTGGCTCCAGGGGTCGAAGTACAGAAGGATCAAGAGTCAGGACTTGATGAACTGAAAGAGATAGGGCAAGAATGTCCGAAACCTGAACATGAGGAATCAGGAGACTTTAGGGAAGAACGGGCAAACACTGACATATTTTCACCAACCTATCAGTCTTCAGGAGATAGTACAGAACAAGATGACAAGAAGATTGAAAGTGGGCATGAGACAGCTACAAGATTAGACAGTATAGAGATgccaaaagcagaaaaagatgTCCAAATCCAGTTACAGGAAGTGACTCCTGATAAAGTCGCACCGACGCCGCAACTATCCTCCCCAATCATCATCATACCTCAAGCACAGGTAGAGGAAGAAgcagatgaagaggatgatATTGAGATAGCTGAAGAGCCTCAAGAGGTTATAGAGGAAGCCAGAGTGCCTGAGGGTTTTATCAAGGTGAGTCTGACCGTAGGCGATCAGACGGTGGAAGAAGATCCAACCTCAGAATGGAGTCACAGTGCACGCGATGAGGAAGGGGACCCTGCAACCGACAGTTCGCACCTGTCCCCGTGTTCTGATCAAGATCTACAGCAACCGGATGGAGGCGACGGGATAGGGTACGATAAAGTAGATGAGACAAAGCTAAAAATGGAAGGAATGATAGAGGTGATTGAAGTTGTAACAGAAGACCCTTCAGGGGAGGAGCTTGTTGGGTTTGATGGCGTAggtgaagagaaagagaagaaaccACTGGAGAatgagggggaggagaggacgGGGGAAATGGAGGTGAAAGAGAAGGAGATTGAGATCGGTCAGGAGGTGGAAGAGACCAGTCAGGCAGCTCATGATGAAACCACCATGGACGTCTCCATCCTTGATACAGACAGTGGCTGGATGGACTCACAAG ATGATGACAAAAGTATCATGACTGAGCAAATCGAAGACCTTCCTCAGGTCCAGAGTCTTACCAGTACACCTGTGGTGGACAGACCTGTTAAAAGGGCCCCTGGCAGAGGAAGGGGCCACCCTGGCACCTCTGAGAGTAAAGTGTCCCGCAAAGTCCCCGGCCACCATCCACATGGTCCgaaagaggagatgaagaaaaaaaaag CTGCTCGGAGGGTAGAGCAGAATAAGTTGTCAGCCCTCCAAAATCGCTCTCCATGTCGAAAGAATGTTGCCAAAGTGGCAGCCAGACATCCTAGGCCCGCTGTGCTTCACGGCTCTGCTAGACGCAAGGCCACAG GTATGGAGAGCCATATGCCCCTCAGTGTTGCCCACCAGTCCAGGGAGAGGACCACT GAGAGAGCCTACCGCAGCCCGGAGAAGAGGTCGTCCCTCCCCAGGCCGGCTAAATCTCTGACTCGCCACATCCCTGCTGCGGAACAAGAAGACAGCACCCCCTCCAGGCCAACCT CGATCCAGTCCAGAGCGGACAACAGGTCTGGAAGAGCCCATGGTATGGCAG GTACAGAGTCTGCACGTTCCCGATCGGTCCGCAGCGGCGCCTCCACCCCGGGCTCCACCGCCGTCACGCCCGGCTCCCCCCCAACCTACTCCTGCCGCACCCCTGGTTCTCGCACCCCCGGCAGCCACACGCCCAAGTCCTTCAGCATCCTCCAGGAGAAGAAGGTGGCGGTGATCCGGACCCCGCCCAAGTCGCCGTCCTCCGTCCAACGGCAGCTGAAGGTGCTCAATCAGCCGCTGCCTGATCTGAAGAATGTAAAGTCCAAGATCGGGTCCACCTCCAACCTCAAGCACCAGCCCAAAGGGGGACAG GTCATGATTCCAAGTGTTAAACTGGACTTCAGCCACGTTCAGGCTAAGTGTGGCTCCCTGGCCAAAATCCAGCACGCAGCAGGCGGCGGAAAC ATCCAAATCCAGACCAATAAGATCGACGTGAGCCACGTCACCGCCAAATGTGGCTCCATGTCCAACATCCGCCACAGACCAG
- the LOC134861072 gene encoding microtubule-associated protein 2-like isoform X3 gives MLQAKLFSFYDSAHSCTVSLKLTAQPEESISKESCESAVKEDEPQGAALHEEQLAVERATTEGAEPALTESPTPSVEDKLLIDTSVEQGGKDTKESEESPERDLLVELKDKEEKQPLLTEEFSNPKEEDKEGVILPSKSEDPMYESEEKQDQTNTLHQDSGSDNRLYEVQVTDDQEGDQKQETVEASPEPGTELKMTSDILVEHESGVKTYFETSSKSHTEAPSQTQSYYELSTAAEETLIEQTKNVVQNVEEQQDKKEGTIPGKMSLEQRSLSLNITIGSSGGQTVKEEKSRTLCPISGSFDESEVSPTTPSLDSQHPLPAVPITATESPEDTPTKDIPLLSDKHKCLEHSGSLSEMLDLAGDLPRQSLEKRELGHMRRKSVPANVSALVGSSLAKLAIGDKTLRVVGGESPLEELGYCVFHEYSGPMPSPADLPNPGDPPHQSFPSTATEVEEELGATEVVREETQQQDHKEIIPETSQKTVIEKIGSPVKSSLILERVVTSGVKPDRLRIPMTSSKDRLTEFRLETGLPGDIQNQAIPEVDIEKDPSREASPIPPDSSFTFTSLETESKVPKTPTTPKNQDDTPLETQVGEDSAAKDVAPGVEVQKDQESGLDELKEIGQECPKPEHEESGDFREERANTDIFSPTYQSSGDSTEQDDKKIESGHETATRLDSIEMPKAEKDVQIQLQEVTPDKVAPTPQLSSPIIIIPQAQVEEEADEEDDIEIAEEPQEVIEEARVPEGFIKVSLTVGDQTVEEDPTSEWSHSARDEEGDPATDSSHLSPCSDQDLQQPDGGDGIGYDKVDETKLKMEGMIEVIEVVTEDPSGEELVGFDGVGEEKEKKPLENEGEERTGEMEVKEKEIEIGQEVEETSQAAHDETTMDVSILDTDSGWMDSQDDDKSIMTEQIEDLPQVQSLTSTPVVDRPVKRAPGRGRGHPGTSESKVSRKVPGHHPHGPKEEMKKKKVAARRVEQNKLSALQNRSPCRKNVAKVAARHPRPAVLHGSARRKATGMESHMPLSVAHQSRERTTERAYRSPEKRSSLPRPAKSLTRHIPAAEQEDSTPSRPTSIQSRADNRSGRAHGMAGTESARSRSVRSGASTPGSTAVTPGSPPTYSCRTPGSRTPGSHTPKSFSILQEKKVAVIRTPPKSPSSVQRQLKVLNQPLPDLKNVKSKIGSTSNLKHQPKGGQVMIPSVKLDFSHVQAKCGSLAKIQHAAGGGNIQIQTNKIDVSHVTAKCGSMSNIRHRPGGGQVRIDNVKLDFKDKAHSKVGSLSNTSHTPGGGNVMIESHKLNFREQAKARVDHGAEIVVTHSPGMETGGMSPRLSSTGSINMLESPHLGTLAQDVTAALAKQGL, from the exons ATGCTTCAAGCAAAGCTTTTTAGCTTTTATGACTCAGCACACAGTTGTACAGTATCCTTGAAACTCACAGCCCAGCCGGAAGAAAGTATCAGTAAGGAATCTTGTGAGTCTGCTGTGAAAGAAGATGAACCTCAAGGAGCGGCGCTACATGAGGAGCAGTTGGCAGTTGAAAGAGCAACAACTGAAGGTGCAGAACCCGCCTTGACTGAGTCTCCCACTCCGTCTGTGGAAGACAAGCTACTCATTGACACCTCAGTAGAGCAAGGTGGCAAAGACACAAAGGAATCAGAAGAGTCTCCTGAGAGAGACCTGCTAGTAGAGTtgaaagacaaagaagaaaaacaacctcTACTGACAGAGGAGTTCTCAAATCCTAAGGAGGAAGACAAAGAGGGAGTTATCTTACCAAGCAAATCAGAAGACCCTATGTAtgaaagtgaagaaaaacaagaccAGACAAATACCTTGCACCAAGACAGTGGCAGTGATAATAGGTTGTATGAGGTGCAAGTGACTGACGATCAAGAAGGGGACCAAAAACAAGAAACAGTCGAGGCAAGTCCAGAACCTGGCACAGAGTTGAAAATGACATCAGATATTTTAGTAGAACACGAGTCTGGAGTGAAGACCTATTTTGAGACATCCTCAAAAAGCCACACAGAGGCTCCATCTCAAACCCAGAGCTATTACGAATTGAGCACAGCAGCGGAGGAAACGTTAATTGAGCAAACTAAAAACGTTGTACAGAACGTTGAGGAACAACAGGATAAAAAAGAGGGAACGATTCCTGGAAAGATGTCCCTTGAACAAAGAAGCCTCTCCCTAAACATTACTATCGGGTCTTCGGGGGGTCAGACAGTAAAGGAAGAGAAGTCAAGAACCTTGTGTCCAATCAGTGGTAGCTTTGATGAATCTGAGGTATCCCCTACAACACCGTCTTTGGACAGTCAACATCCTCTTCCAGCTGTACCTATTACCGCAACTGAATCCCCTGAAGATACCCCCACCAAAGATATACCTTTGCTTTCTGATAAGCACAAATGTCTTGAACATTCAGGAAGCCTCTCTGAGATGTTGGACCTTGCTGGAGACTTACCACGGCAATCATTAGAGAAGAGGGAGCTTGGCCACATGAGGCGAAAGTCTGTACCCGCCAATGTGTCCGCTCTGGTAGGGAGTTCTTTGGCCAAGCTTGCCATAGGAGATAAAACCCTGAGGGTGGTGGGAGGGGAAAGCCCACTAGAGGAACTGGGCTACTGTGTCTTCCATGAGTACTCAGGGCCCATGCCTTCTCCTGCTGATTTACCCAATCCTGGGGACCCTCCGCACCAGAGCTTCCCTTCTACAGCGACTGAAGTTGAGGAGGAACTTGGTGCCACAGAAGTTGTTCGAGAGGAAACTCAACAACAAGACCATAAAGAAATTATCCCTGAGACTTCTCAAAAAACTGTGATTGAAAAGATAGGTTCACCAGTAAAGAGTAGCCTGATTCTTGAAAGGGTCGTGACAAGTGGAGTCAAACCTGATCGCCTAAGAATCCCAATGACTTCTTCAaaagacagactgactgagttTCGTTTGGAGACTGGCCTGCCTGGGGACATACAAAACCAAGCTATTCCCGAGGTAGACATTGAAAAAGACCCCTCCAGAGAGGCTTCTCCCATCCCACCAGACAGTtcctttactttcacttctcTGGAGACTGAGAGCAAGGTTCCTAAAACTCCCACCACCCCAAAGAACCAAGATGATACACCCTTGGAAACCCAAGTCGGTGAAGACAGTGCTGCTAAAGATGTGGCTCCAGGGGTCGAAGTACAGAAGGATCAAGAGTCAGGACTTGATGAACTGAAAGAGATAGGGCAAGAATGTCCGAAACCTGAACATGAGGAATCAGGAGACTTTAGGGAAGAACGGGCAAACACTGACATATTTTCACCAACCTATCAGTCTTCAGGAGATAGTACAGAACAAGATGACAAGAAGATTGAAAGTGGGCATGAGACAGCTACAAGATTAGACAGTATAGAGATgccaaaagcagaaaaagatgTCCAAATCCAGTTACAGGAAGTGACTCCTGATAAAGTCGCACCGACGCCGCAACTATCCTCCCCAATCATCATCATACCTCAAGCACAGGTAGAGGAAGAAgcagatgaagaggatgatATTGAGATAGCTGAAGAGCCTCAAGAGGTTATAGAGGAAGCCAGAGTGCCTGAGGGTTTTATCAAGGTGAGTCTGACCGTAGGCGATCAGACGGTGGAAGAAGATCCAACCTCAGAATGGAGTCACAGTGCACGCGATGAGGAAGGGGACCCTGCAACCGACAGTTCGCACCTGTCCCCGTGTTCTGATCAAGATCTACAGCAACCGGATGGAGGCGACGGGATAGGGTACGATAAAGTAGATGAGACAAAGCTAAAAATGGAAGGAATGATAGAGGTGATTGAAGTTGTAACAGAAGACCCTTCAGGGGAGGAGCTTGTTGGGTTTGATGGCGTAggtgaagagaaagagaagaaaccACTGGAGAatgagggggaggagaggacgGGGGAAATGGAGGTGAAAGAGAAGGAGATTGAGATCGGTCAGGAGGTGGAAGAGACCAGTCAGGCAGCTCATGATGAAACCACCATGGACGTCTCCATCCTTGATACAGACAGTGGCTGGATGGACTCACAAG ATGATGACAAAAGTATCATGACTGAGCAAATCGAAGACCTTCCTCAGGTCCAGAGTCTTACCAGTACACCTGTGGTGGACAGACCTGTTAAAAGGGCCCCTGGCAGAGGAAGGGGCCACCCTGGCACCTCTGAGAGTAAAGTGTCCCGCAAAGTCCCCGGCCACCATCCACATGGTCCgaaagaggagatgaagaaaaaaaaag TAGCTGCTCGGAGGGTAGAGCAGAATAAGTTGTCAGCCCTCCAAAATCGCTCTCCATGTCGAAAGAATGTTGCCAAAGTGGCAGCCAGACATCCTAGGCCCGCTGTGCTTCACGGCTCTGCTAGACGCAAGGCCACAG GTATGGAGAGCCATATGCCCCTCAGTGTTGCCCACCAGTCCAGGGAGAGGACCACT GAGAGAGCCTACCGCAGCCCGGAGAAGAGGTCGTCCCTCCCCAGGCCGGCTAAATCTCTGACTCGCCACATCCCTGCTGCGGAACAAGAAGACAGCACCCCCTCCAGGCCAACCT CGATCCAGTCCAGAGCGGACAACAGGTCTGGAAGAGCCCATGGTATGGCAG GTACAGAGTCTGCACGTTCCCGATCGGTCCGCAGCGGCGCCTCCACCCCGGGCTCCACCGCCGTCACGCCCGGCTCCCCCCCAACCTACTCCTGCCGCACCCCTGGTTCTCGCACCCCCGGCAGCCACACGCCCAAGTCCTTCAGCATCCTCCAGGAGAAGAAGGTGGCGGTGATCCGGACCCCGCCCAAGTCGCCGTCCTCCGTCCAACGGCAGCTGAAGGTGCTCAATCAGCCGCTGCCTGATCTGAAGAATGTAAAGTCCAAGATCGGGTCCACCTCCAACCTCAAGCACCAGCCCAAAGGGGGACAG GTCATGATTCCAAGTGTTAAACTGGACTTCAGCCACGTTCAGGCTAAGTGTGGCTCCCTGGCCAAAATCCAGCACGCAGCAGGCGGCGGAAAC ATCCAAATCCAGACCAATAAGATCGACGTGAGCCACGTCACCGCCAAATGTGGCTCCATGTCCAACATCCGCCACAGACCAG